A section of the Telopea speciosissima isolate NSW1024214 ecotype Mountain lineage chromosome 3, Tspe_v1, whole genome shotgun sequence genome encodes:
- the LOC122656918 gene encoding WRKY transcription factor WRKY24-like: MASSSAGSLETSANSNQALTFSTHFMTPSFSDLLSTDYDSGTQKREGFKMSQGFSDRIADRTNSGVPKFKSLPPPSLPLSPPPPSPSSYFAIPPGLSPTDLLDSPVLLSTSTILPSPTTGTLPTQGFNWKSSFQQSVKNEEGNYSNFSFQPQIRSSMSPGSMFQTSATTSSSSMVETLKAQQQAWNMQESNKQSDSKATVKSELAPNQSFSPEIVSIQTNTQVSGGFQSENNQYPQNTMSIREQRRSEDGYNWRKYGQKQVKGSENPRSYYKCTYPNCPTKKKVERSLDGQITEIVYKGSHNHPKPLSTRRNSGSSVQAYAIPTTEISDQSVLTHSATQADSIATPENSSISVGDEDIDQTKSGGDEFDEDEPEAKRWKKDGELEGISAPGNRTVREPRVVVQTTSDIDILDDGYRWRKYGQKVVKGNPNPRSYYKCTHMGCPVRKHVERASHDLRAVITTYEGKHNHDVPAARGSGSHSVHRPLPDNNNSNNSNINNNNNNNAKMAIRPLPINNGFSNFKVPVSEGQTPFTLEMLQSPGSFGFSGLGNSLISYMSQPQHTQSVFPRAKEEPRDEMFLDTSLLC; this comes from the exons atggcttcttcttctgcgGGTAGTTTAGAAACCTCAGCAAATTCAAATCAAGCTTTAACCTTTTCAACTCATTTCATGACTCCTTCTTTCTCTGATCTTCTATCTACTGATTATGACTCGGGGACACAGAAACGAGAAGGATTTAAGATGAGTCAAGGATTCTCTGATCGTATAGCTGATCGAACAAATTCTGGGGTCCCCAAATTCAAGTCTTTACCTCCTCCTTCtctgcctctctctccccctcctccttctccttcttcttactTTGCAATCCCTCCTGGGTTAAGCCCTACTGACCTTTTGGATTCACCTGTCCTTCTCTCTACTTCCACT ATTCTGCCATCTCCAACTACTGGGACTCTGCCTACCCAGGGGTTCAATTGGAAGAGTAGCTTTCAGCAAAGTGTAAAAAATGAAGAGGGAAATTACTCCAATTTCTCTTTCCAGCCCCAAATAAGGTCTTCTATGTCTCCGGGTTCGATGTTTCAGACTTCtgcaacaacatcatcatcttctatg GTAGAAACCTTGAAAGCACAGCAACAAGCATGGAATATGCAGGAATCCAACAAGCAAAGCGATTCAAAGGCCACAGTGAAATCTGAGTTGGCCCCAAACCAGAGCTTCTCTCCCGAGATTGTTTCGATTCAAACTAATACCCAAGTCAGTGGTGGATTTCAATCTGAgaataatcaataccctcagaATACTATGTCCATCAGAGAGCAGAGGAGGTCGGAAGATGGGTATAATTGGAGAAAGTACGGACAGAAACAAGTGAAAGGGAGTGAAAACCCACGTAGTTATTACAAGTGCACGTATCCAAATTGCCCAACAAAGAAGAAAGTGGAGAGATCCTTGGATGGACAGATTACTGAGATAGTCTATAAGGGAAGCCATAACCATCCCAAGCCTCTGTCCACAAGAAGGAACTCAGGTTCTTCAGTTCAAGCTTATGCAATCCCAACAACAGAAATATCTGATCAATCAGTCCTGACACACAGTGCAACACAAGCAGATTCCATTGCCACTCCAGAAAATTCTTCAATCTCTGTAGGGGATGAAGATATAGACCAGACTAAATCAGGTGGagatgaatttgatgaagatgaaccTGAGGCCAAAAGATG GAAGAAGGATGGTGAGCTTGAGGGTATCTCAGCTCCTGGGAATAGAACAGTGAGAGAACCAAGGGTTGTAGTTCAAACTACAAGTGATATTGATATTCTGGATGATGGATACAGATGGAGGAAATATGGGCAGAAGGTTGTAAAGGGAAATCCAAACCCAAG GAGCTACTACAAGTGTACACATATGGGATGTCCAGTGAGGAAGCATGTCGAGAGAGCATCCCATGATCTGAGGGCAGTGATAACAACTTATGAAGGGAAACACAACCACGATGTGCCGGCCGCTCGGGGTAGCGGCAGCCACTCAGTCCATAGGCCTTTACCTGATAACAAtaacagcaacaacagcaacatcaacaacaacaacaacaacaatgcaAAAATGGCTATAAGGCCTTTGCCCATTAACAATGGCTTTAGCAACTTCAAAGTTCCAGTATCAGAAGGGCAAACACCCTTCACACTAGAGATGCTGCAGAGCCCTGGTAGCTTTGGATTCTCAGGGTTAGGGAACTCTCTGATCTCCTACATGAGCCAACCACAACACACACAATCTGTGTTTCCTAGAGCCAAAGAAGAACCCAGGGATGAGATGTTTCTTGATACGTCATTGCTATGttaa